The Pristiophorus japonicus isolate sPriJap1 unplaced genomic scaffold, sPriJap1.hap1 HAP1_SCAFFOLD_317, whole genome shotgun sequence nucleotide sequence AGGCAGGGATTCTGCCATTGGCCTCGGgggccggagggaggggaggggagggctggggcTGGAGGTGCACGTTCGAGGGCCGGCTATCACTCGCTGTATAGGGCGACGgtggtcactgggactgcaggaagatgtcaatcaactggtcaggtgggcagaacattggccacaggaattcaatctggagaagtgtgaggtaatgcatttggggagggctaacaagacgagggaatacacattaaatggtaggacactgagaagtgtagaggaacaaagggaccttggagtgcaggtccacagatccctgaaggtagcagaccaggtggttaagaagacacacGGGATagttacctttattggccgaggcatagaatacaagagcagggaggttatgcttgaactgtataaaacactggttaggccacagctggagtactgcgtgcagttctgatcaccacattacaggaaggatgtgattgcactgagagggtgcagaagaggtttaccaggatgttgctgggaCTGTAAAATCtaagctataaggacagattgtataggctgggtttgtttttcttggaacagagggggctgaggggactcctgattgaggtgtataaaattatgaggggcgtggatatagtggatagagggggttgacttatgaggaaaggttgagtaggttgggcctctactcattggaattcagaagaatgagaggtgatcttatcgaaacgtgtaagattatgagggggcttgtcaaggtggatgcagagaggatgtttccactgatggggggagactagaactggagggcatggtcttagaataaggggccgcccatttaaaactgagatgaggaggaatttcttctctgaggattgtaaatctgtggaattcgctgcctgagagctgtggaagctgggacattgaataaatttaagacagagatagacagtttcttaaccgataagggaataaggggttatggcgagcgggtggggaagtggagctgagtccatgatcggatcagccatgatcttattaaatggcggagcaggctcgaggggctgaatggccgactcctgctcctaattcttatgttcttcccttAAGAAGCTCCTTTAAAAACtacactctttgaccaagcttttggtcacctgccgtaatctcTTTGTTTTTTTGCGGAGAACACTTCTTTTACATAAACCACTTGACAAACGCAGAGTAATTTGGCTGTAATCCCACATTTCAGAATTGTATAAGTATTGGAATTCATTTATTAACCAATTTGTGAATGCAATGAGCAGTTTCCTTCTGTTGCTGGAGAATACAAGCCGTCGACTGTATCTGAATCCAAACGGTTTTTGACACAGTATCTAACGAAATGTTGGTTGATATTGTGACTGCAGGGTTgtatttggaacagattttttttttcaaacatgTCTGTCCCATTGAAAGGTTCAGCACATAACCACAAGTATTTAGCAGGCTTGTGTGCCGTTGTGGAAAAGCCACTTTGCCAGTAAAACGGGAGATTTCATCAGAGTTCAATTCTAAAAACTTACGTTACTAACAATTACAAACACCAGAACCGTGCTGTCTATTTGTTACCTGGCTCGGTCTCAAATTAATTTTATTTGTCTTGTAACccgcctgtgaagcaccctgggacattttactcagctaaaggagctatataaatgtaagttgttctattcaaggctgagagggaCAGATTTTCACATACAAAGGGAACCGTAGTGTTTGAGTTTGTAGAGTCACTGTATGCTCCGGGGTTGAAAGGACTCGATTGGGTCCGTCAATGCTCACTCAAGAGACAATGTGAAAATTGTGACGTCCTGTTTTGCTGCCTCAGATCCTGGTGAGGTGGGCGCCCGAACTGGTGGGATAGAGCAGACGGAGACCGGGGAAGGAACTCCTCATCCTGCACCTCCCACTGCAGGTCCAACCATTCCAATATCCAGCTCCTCCACCACGGCCGTCCCTGGGCTACACGGGCAAGAGAGAACCTTCACCCTTCAGCCAACACCGAACCCCCCCACCCGAGCCCACTGGCTTCAACGTGTGGCTGTCACAACAAGAAACACAGCTGGAGAAACATCCGGGACAAGTCTCCATCCCAGGAATATTGTCGACATGACACTGACATCTCCTCCAAACAAACACGAGGCGGGAGAAGACAGGACTATGGAGGGCACTTACAGTCCCGGTAAGCATCATCATTCCCCTGTGTGTACTATAGAGAATAAAAGTCCCTATTATAgggaataacagcccctgtgtatattgtacgcATTATAGAATCCAGGGACGAGCACATAGAtcgtggctgacactccagtgaagtactgagggagtgccgcactttcggaggggcggtactgagggagtgtcggaggggcggtactgagggagtgccgcactgtcggaggggcggtactgagggagtgccgcactgccggaggggcggtactgagggagcgccgcactgtcggaggggcagtactgagggagtgccgcactgtcggaggggcagtactgaggtggggcaggactgagggagccccgcactgttggaggggcagtactgaggggagctgagtccatgatcggatcagccatgatcgtgataaatggcggagcaggctcgagggaccgtatggcctactcctgttcctattggttatgttcttatgacctatttccctcagcagaggggtcaacaaccagggggcataaatttaaagtaattagggggaggtttagaggaaatttgagggaaaatttcttcacccagagggtggtgggggtctggaactcacggcctgaaagggtggtagaggcagaaaccctcaccacatttaaaaagtacttggatgtgcacttgaagtgccgtaacccacagggctacggacccagagctggaaaatgggattaggctgggtagcccttGGTCGGCtggcccggacacgatgggccgaatggcctccttgtgtcctgtaaatttctctgattctatgagggAGGGGCGCAGGGGATCTCTCTGCTGCCTGTGGGAATCTTAATCTGGGAtaaggggattgtcctgtgaggagagattgagtagacaaggcccagattttctcgagtttagaagaatgagaggtgatctcattgaaacatagaaaattcttacagggattgacagggtagatgcaggctggggagtcgagaaccgggggtcacagtctcaggataaggggtcgtccatttagggcggagatgaggaggaatttcttcactcagagggtggtgaatctttggaattctctgccccagagggctgtggagactcagtcgttgagtatattcaaggctgagatcgatagatttttggatattacgggaatcgagggatatggggatcgagggggaaagtggagttgagatcgaagatcagccatgatcgtattgaatggcggagcaggctcgaggggccgaatggccgacacctgctcctaattcttatgttcctcccTTAAGAAGCTCCTttaaaaactgacctctttgaccaagcttttggtcacctgccgtaatctcTTACCTGGCTCGGTCTCAAATTAATTTCATTTGTCTTGTAACCCgcttgtgaagcaccctgggacaatTTACTAagctaaaggctctatataaatgtaagttctattcaaggctgagagggaCAGATTTTCACATACTAAGGGAACCGGAGTGTTTGAGTTTGTAGAGTCACTGTATGCTCCGGGGTTGAAAGGACTCGATTGGATCCGTCAATGCTCACTCAAGAGACAATGTGAAAATCGTGACGTCCTGTTTTGCTGCCTCAGATCCTGGTGAGGTGGGCGCTCGAACTGGTGGGATAGAGCAGACGGAGACCGGGGAAGGAACTCCTCATCCTGCACCTCCCACTGCAGGTCCAACCATTCCAGTATCCAGCTCCTCCATCACGGCCGTCCCTGGGCTACACGGGCAAGAGAGAACCTTCACCCTTCAGCCAACACCGAACCCCCCCACCCGAGCCCACTGGCTTCAACGTGTGGCTGTCACAACAAGAAACACAGCTGGAGAAACATCCGGGACAAGTCTCCATCCCAGGAATATTGTCACCACGACACTGACATCTCCTCCAAACAAACACGAGGCGGGAGAAGACAGGACTATGGAGGGCACTTACAGTTCCGGTAAGCATCATCATTCCCCTGTGTGTACTATAGAGAATAAAAGTCCCTATTATAgggaataacagcccctgtgtatattgtacggATTATAGAATCCAGGGACGAGCACATAGATCGTGGCTGACTCTCCAgtgacgtactgagggagtgccgcactgtcggaggggcggtactgagggagtgccgcactgtcggaggggcggtactgagggagtgccgcactgtcggaggggcggtactgagggagtgccgcactgtcggaggggcggtactgagggagtgccgcactgtcggaggggcggtactgagggagtgccgcactgtcggaggggcggtactgagagagtgacgcactgtcggaggggcggtactgagggagtgccgcactgtcggaggggcggtactgagggtagtgccgcaatgtcggaggggcggtactgagggagtgccgcactgtcggaggggcggtactgagggagtgccgcggtaccgagggagtgccgcactgtcggaggggcggtaccgagggagtgccgcactgtcggaggggcggtaccgagggagtgccgcactgtcggaggggcggtaccgagggagtgccgcactgtcggaggggcagtactgagggagtgccgcactgtcggaggggcagtactgagggagcgctgcactgtcggttggaacattaaacagaggccctgtctgctctctcagatggacacaaaagatcccagggcccctatttcaaagaagagtaggggaattctcctcggtgtcctggggccaatatttatccctcgaccaacatcgcaaaaacagattatctgggtcattatcacattgctgtgtgtgggagcttgctgtgcgcaaattggctgccgcgtttcccacattacaacagtgactacacttttggagcattttgagatgtgcggtggttgtgaacggtgctatataaatgtacaggaggaggccattgggcccatcgagcctgtgccggctctgtgagcgagcgatcccAGCAGTCccatccccccgctctctccccacagcccggtgaatgtttccccgtcaagtattgatccaattcccggtttgaaagttactattgaatctgctcccaccgccctttcaggcagcgtgttcccgatcacaacaactcgctgcgtgaacacattctccccatctccccctctggttccatcgccgattatcgtcaatctgtgtccccctggttaccgaccctcctgcccccgggaacagtctctcccgATCGATTCTATCGCGTTATGGTATGCGTGAAGCACTGTTAGAATCCCACTTGCAAAGCAAGTTCCCGGCAGGATGCTGGCTGTTGACGTGAAAACTTTGGACTGACGGTCGTGTTGCTGACTTGGGTCGATAATCAGTGCTGTTTTTACAGGCTCCACAACGTCAGGACGCGGAGGGGCGAGAATGGGCCACGGAGTCGGGCCTGGGGTTGGAGGTTTGCTGCATTGCAAGGATTGCGACGAGCAACACAGATACTCGGCCGGTGAGGTCACAGCAGGTCAATGGTTGGCACTGGGCCTGTTGGCGTCTGCCATCGCGCTGCTCCTCACTGCTGCCATCCTCTTCGCCAGCATCAAGTTTAAGTGCACACAACAGATGCCAGGTGAGCTAACCGAGAGATGGAGGCAGACTGTCCTGCCCTCCGCCTCGCTGTGAATGGAGGGCAGTGCACGAGTTGGTGAGGCCAACCTTCTGGTCGTGAGGGGGGGGTGAATTAACGACGTTCAGCGGACCCCGGGACACTGGGGATGGTCAGGGCTGACTTGGGAGCAGGGATGGTCTCCGATCGATTGGGAATTGAGATTTGGGCTTGTCACAAACCACCTCCTTGTGGACCTGGCTCCACAGTACAGGAGGGGCGAGGGGTCCACAGACATGCTGGGCCCACTGCCCTCCCTCGATGCTGTATCCTGCTCTCGCTCAGCTTGACTGGCCTCCTGCACATTTCCCCCGCTCCCCAGGCTCCACCATcagcggctgtgtcttcagctaccagggccctcagctctgggaccctttccctaaatctctccgcctctctctctgacCAAACCTCTGGTGGCTCGGTGCCTGTTCTTGTCTGaccacgctcctgtgaagtgccttcggaccaaggaacacaggaacaggaggaggcccatacagcccctcgagcctgttacacaggaacaggaggtggcccattcagcccctcgagcctgttacacaggaacatgaggtggcccattcagcccctcgagcctgttacacaggaacaggaggtggcccattcagcccctcgagcctgttacacaggaacaggaggaggcccattcagcccctcgagcctgttacacaggaacaggaggaggcccattcagcccctcgagcctgttacacaggaacaggaggaggcccattcagcccctcgagcctgttacacaggaacaggaggaggcccattcagcccctcgagcctgttacacaggaacaggaggaggccattcagccccgcgagcctgctccgccactcaatgagatcgcggctgatctgtgacctaactccatccacccgttgtaatgtatttgctccgtGTGTTCTTTGCTTTAGAatctatagcaacacattgctattaagaattagttggtttattagcaaaggtttaacaatcacgctacacattaacggttcatccaccaggctcacaaccacctgccccatcgtggatcccccgaacccaactggctggggttttattgagtcttgtgaacatcatgtgactggctaagcccctcccaatgCAACAGTGCCACCAGCCTGTGACCATACTCTCGGTGCGTACACTACACCCACCTTTGACGCGTATCCCTTAATAAATTTGATtaacaaaaatatatcgatctctgatttaaaattaacaattgacccagcatcaattgccgtttgcaggagtgagttccaaacctctcccaccctgtgtgtgtcggAGTGTTCCCTAAttacactcctgaaaggtctggctctaatctttagactgtgcccctagtcccagactccccaaccagcggcaatagtctctctatctaccctctccgctccccgtaataTCCTGAAACCTTCGATCAGagccccccttaaccttctatagtacggggaatacagccctagtttgtgtaatctctcctcgtaacttaacccttggggtCCAGGTAGCGTTCTGCTGACTTTTACTACGTGAAGGGtggctatataaatgtaggttgttgGTGCAGTGTTGAAAGTCTGACTGATTTTGTGGgctgagggcgggggaggggaaacGACTCTGGGACGTTTGGTTTATTTGAGGCCTTATCTaccattgctgaagccctcatccatgcccctgttacctctagacttgactattccaacac carries:
- the LOC139249530 gene encoding cadherin-related family member 5-like isoform X2; the encoded protein is METLILCLFLVCSGAVCSGRLSDSAGRSCCEPKLPQLLNISEFNKLQNYVTLSGQGRCPEYLVFTTNANQRFCILSGKAQAMKEFVDARSTDPGEVGARTGGIEQTETGEGTPHPAPPTAGPTIPISSSSTTAVPGLHGQERTFTLQPTPNPPTRAHWLQRVAVTTRNTAGETSGTSLHPRNIVDMTLTSPPNKHEAGEDRTMEGTYSPDPGEVGARTGGIEQTETGEGTPHPAPPTAGPTIPVSSSSITAVPGLHGQERTFTLQPTPNPPTRAHWLQRVAVTTRNTAGETSGTSLHPRNIVTTTLTSPPNKHEAGEDRTMEGTYSSDVMVRGVRYSRICGLRTDTV
- the LOC139249530 gene encoding cadherin-related family member 5-like isoform X3 — protein: MKEFVDARSTDPGEVGARTGGIEQTETGEGTPHPAPPTAGPTIPISSSSTTAVPGLHGQERTFTLQPTPNPPTRAHWLQRVAVTTRNTAGETSGTSLHPRNIVDMTLTSPPNKHEAGEDRTMEGTYSPDPGEVGARTGGIEQTETGEGTPHPAPPTAGPTIPVSSSSITAVPGLHGQERTFTLQPTPNPPTRAHWLQRVAVTTRNTAGETSGTSLHPRNIVTTTLTSPPNKHEAGEDRTMEGTYSSGSTTSGRGGARMGHGVGPGVGGLLHCKDCDEQHRYSAGEVTAGQWLALGLLASAIALLLTAAILFASIKFKCTQQMPDVMVRGVRYSRICGLRTDTV
- the LOC139249530 gene encoding protein SPT2 homolog isoform X1; this translates as METLILCLFLVCSGAVCSGRLSDSAGRSCCEPKLPQLLNISEFNKLQNYVTLSGQGRCPEYLVFTTNANQRFCILSGKAQAMKEFVDARSTDPGEVGARTGGIEQTETGEGTPHPAPPTAGPTIPISSSSTTAVPGLHGQERTFTLQPTPNPPTRAHWLQRVAVTTRNTAGETSGTSLHPRNIVDMTLTSPPNKHEAGEDRTMEGTYSPDPGEVGARTGGIEQTETGEGTPHPAPPTAGPTIPVSSSSITAVPGLHGQERTFTLQPTPNPPTRAHWLQRVAVTTRNTAGETSGTSLHPRNIVTTTLTSPPNKHEAGEDRTMEGTYSSGSTTSGRGGARMGHGVGPGVGGLLHCKDCDEQHRYSAGEVTAGQWLALGLLASAIALLLTAAILFASIKFKCTQQMPDVMVRGVRYSRICGLRTDTV
- the LOC139249530 gene encoding uncharacterized protein isoform X4; translation: METLILCLFLVCSGAVCSGRLSDSAGRSCCEPKLPQLLNISEFNKLQNYVTLSGQGRCPEYLVFTTNANQRFCILSGKAQAMKEFVDARSTDPGEVGARTGGIEQTETGEGTPHPAPPTAGPTIPISSSSTTAVPGLHGQERTFTLQPTPNPPTRAHWLQRVAVTTRNTAGETSGTSLHPRNIVDMTLTSPPNKHEAGEDRTMEGTYSPGSTTSGRGGARMGHGVGPGVGGLLHCKDCDEQHRYSAGEVTAGQWLALGLLASAIALLLTAAILFASIKFKCTQQMPDVMVRGVRYSRICGLRTDTV